The following coding sequences lie in one Arachis ipaensis cultivar K30076 chromosome B03, Araip1.1, whole genome shotgun sequence genomic window:
- the LOC107630936 gene encoding nuclear transcription factor Y subunit B-7, which produces MEDESHSNLPNGFTTESPESPCLKNNNNHNNNNNSSSNNNNKEQDRFLPIANVGRIMKKVIPANGKISKDAKETVQECVSEFISFVTGEASDKCQREKRKTINGDDIIWAITTLGFEDYVEPLKSYLQKYRDIEGEKLNVPKQQRSEQRLHHQHQHQHQQHHHHNQDETNQTLNSVYTSANLISHQPPYVATDQPFSLPFSPNSIQKQLRPQDQIDSVGHWYE; this is translated from the coding sequence ATGGAAGATGAAAGCCATAGCAATTTGCCAAATGGGTTCACCACAGAAAGCCCTGAAAGCCCTTGCTTAAAGAACAACAataaccacaacaacaacaacaatagtagcagcaataacaacaacaaagaaCAAGATCGCTTTCTCCCCATAGCCAATGTTGGTAGAATCATGAAAAAAGTGATCCCGGCCAACGGAAAAATTTCCAAGGACGCCAAAGAGACCGTTCAAGAATGCGTATCGGAGTTCATTAGCTTTGTCACCGGAGAAGCCTCCGACAAATgccaaagagaaaaaagaaagaccATCAATGGTGATGATATCATTTGGGCCATCACAACCCTAGGGTTTGAGGATTATGTGGAACCATTAAAATCCTATCTCCAAAAATATAGAGACATAGAAGGAGAAAAGCTTAATGTTCCAAAGCAACAGCGTTCTGAACAAAGGCTACACCATCAGCATCAGCATCAGCATCAACAACACCATCACCATAACCAAGATGAAACTAATCAAACACTAAATAGTGTATATACTTCTGCAAATCTCATTTCTCATCAACCTCCTTATGTAGCCACGGATCAACCATTTTCATTGCCGTTTTCACCAAATTCAATTCAGAAACAGTTACGACCTCAAGATCAGATTGATTCCGTGGGGCATTGGTACGAGTAA